Proteins encoded by one window of Candidatus Neomarinimicrobiota bacterium:
- a CDS encoding bifunctional UDP-3-O-[3-hydroxymyristoyl] N-acetylglucosamine deacetylase/3-hydroxyacyl-ACP dehydratase has protein sequence MRSNQRTIKNEVSVSGIGLHTGVESTITFRPSPVNTGIKFVRTDVDGCPEIPADIDHVVDISRGTTIAQNGFKVHTVEHVLAAVAGLEIDNVLIELNNIEPPVCDGSALEFVNALKKAEIVEQDEKREVLIIDKIITYTDPENRVDIHVLPADDFRITFLIDYKYIGIGTQYSAMYSLKDEFEIDYAAARTFCFLSEVIYLKERGLIKGGSLNNALVFADKELTPEEKRKIKDLFGLSEDIIIGPNGLIGSSDLRYYNEPVRHKILDLIGDLALLGMPIKGHVIAARSGHSHNVNLVKKIKKEYEKQLIKQKFQREEIKGALFDISTIESVLPHRYPFLLVDRIVDLVPREHVIAIKNVTVNEPYFVGHFPVKKIMPGVLIVEALAQAGAFLLLNTIEDHDKKLAYFAAIDNVRFKRPVIPGDQLRLEVKMLNYKLSTCKMHGQAFVDGELAAEAVMIASIVNR, from the coding sequence ATGAGAAGTAATCAGAGGACCATCAAGAATGAGGTAAGCGTATCTGGTATAGGATTACATACAGGAGTCGAAAGCACTATTACATTTAGACCCTCCCCTGTAAATACAGGAATAAAGTTTGTACGTACTGATGTTGATGGTTGTCCCGAAATACCAGCGGATATAGATCATGTTGTCGATATATCTCGCGGGACTACAATAGCGCAAAATGGTTTTAAAGTTCATACAGTAGAGCATGTTCTGGCAGCTGTTGCAGGGCTTGAGATAGATAATGTATTAATTGAGTTGAATAATATAGAGCCTCCTGTCTGTGATGGAAGCGCCCTGGAATTTGTTAATGCTTTAAAAAAGGCTGAGATCGTTGAGCAGGATGAAAAGAGAGAGGTTTTAATAATTGATAAGATTATTACATACACAGATCCAGAAAACAGAGTTGATATTCATGTATTACCAGCCGATGATTTTCGAATAACTTTTTTAATTGATTATAAATATATAGGGATAGGTACTCAGTATTCAGCAATGTACTCTTTGAAGGATGAATTTGAAATAGATTATGCTGCGGCGAGGACTTTTTGCTTTTTAAGTGAAGTGATCTATTTAAAAGAAAGAGGTTTGATAAAGGGGGGTAGCCTCAATAACGCTTTAGTATTTGCAGATAAAGAATTAACACCTGAGGAAAAAAGAAAAATTAAAGATCTCTTTGGACTTTCGGAGGATATTATAATAGGTCCTAACGGATTAATCGGCAGTTCTGATCTAAGGTACTATAACGAACCTGTACGACATAAAATTTTAGATTTAATAGGGGATCTTGCGCTTCTGGGAATGCCAATTAAAGGACATGTTATAGCAGCAAGAAGTGGCCACTCTCATAATGTCAATCTTGTTAAGAAAATAAAGAAAGAATATGAGAAGCAACTGATTAAGCAGAAGTTTCAGAGGGAAGAGATAAAAGGTGCTCTATTCGATATTTCGACTATTGAGTCTGTTCTTCCGCACCGTTATCCTTTTCTATTAGTGGATAGGATAGTTGACCTTGTGCCAAGGGAACATGTCATAGCTATTAAAAATGTTACAGTTAATGAACCCTATTTTGTTGGTCATTTCCCCGTAAAGAAAATAATGCCCGGTGTACTGATTGTAGAGGCACTTGCACAGGCGGGAGCATTTCTACTTTTGAATACAATTGAAGATCATGATAAAAAACTTGCTTATTTTGCGGCAATAGATAATGTAAGGTTTAAAAGACCTGTGATACCAGGTGATCAGCTCCGACTTGAAGTAAAGATGCTTAATTATAAATTATCCACGTGTAAAATGCATGGACAGGCGTTTGTTGATGGAGAGCTGGCAGCTGAAGCAGTAATGATTGCCTCAATAGTAAATAGGTAA
- the lpxA gene encoding acyl-ACP--UDP-N-acetylglucosamine O-acyltransferase, whose product MIDKSAIVSHCAKIGKNVGIGPYAYIMDNVEIGDGTQIGAHAVIASGVRIGKNCRIFHHAVIGEVPQDLKFEGEETVVEVGDNTTIREFVTINRGTKATGKTIVGSNCFLMAYVHVAHDCRVGDNSILANAVNLGGHVEMDDWVVIGGLVGVHQFVKIGKHSFIGGGFRVTKDVPPYVLAAGEPLRFEGLNVVGLRRRGFSSEQIKKIKDAYKVIYNTNLNVLDAVKKLEKDPSDEVKTIIEFIKSSSRGIIR is encoded by the coding sequence GTGATAGATAAATCAGCAATAGTAAGTCATTGTGCGAAAATTGGTAAGAACGTGGGAATTGGTCCGTATGCATATATAATGGATAATGTAGAAATCGGTGATGGAACTCAAATTGGTGCCCATGCAGTTATTGCATCTGGAGTAAGAATTGGGAAGAATTGCAGGATATTTCATCATGCAGTAATTGGAGAGGTCCCACAGGATTTAAAATTTGAAGGTGAAGAGACAGTAGTTGAAGTTGGTGATAATACTACTATAAGGGAATTTGTTACAATAAATAGGGGGACAAAAGCTACTGGTAAAACTATTGTGGGGTCTAATTGCTTTTTGATGGCTTATGTACATGTTGCCCATGATTGTAGAGTTGGGGATAATTCAATACTCGCAAATGCGGTGAATCTTGGTGGACATGTTGAAATGGATGATTGGGTTGTTATTGGTGGTTTGGTTGGTGTGCATCAGTTTGTAAAAATAGGTAAACATAGCTTTATTGGTGGTGGTTTCAGAGTTACAAAGGATGTTCCACCATATGTCCTTGCTGCAGGTGAACCTTTGAGGTTCGAAGGGCTGAATGTCGTTGGACTGAGAAGGAGAGGTTTTAGTTCTGAGCAGATAAAGAAAATAAAGGACGCTTATAAAGTAATTTATAATACTAATCTTAATGTGTTAGATGCTGTTAAAAAGCTGGAAAAAGACCCATCGGATGAGGTAAAAACCATAATTGAATTTATAAAAAGCAGCTCAAGAGGCATAATAAGATAG